The sequence AGCACGGGTTCAGCTGGGAGGCAAAGTACCAGGGTGCTGGCTGCCGTGCGGTGTTAAATAAGGGGCTCTGCCCATGGCACGGTGTGGGTGGGTGAGAGGAGAGCCGCCAatgggggccgggggggggtggTACCCCCACCCTGCAGCTTCACGCCCACGCAAGCACCATGTCACCGACAGGCACCCGTTACACACGCAGAGTCACACCACGGCACAAGTGCACCCACACAGGCACGCCAGCTCCCCACCACGCCGCAGCGCCCCGGGGTAGGGGGCCAGCACACAAGCGCCATGCCCACGCAGCTCCCGGCCCCTCCTCGTGCCACAGGCATGGGGGGACACACGCACCTGAGCACGATGCAGCCATTGACACGTGTGGGCACACGGGTGGTGGGAGCAGTCCTgcccctgctgtgctggaaCAGCTGCTGGCAgttgctctgcagccaggcttTGGGAGGTCTCACCACAGCGGGGATCATTTGGGCTCCCACCACACACCATGCACACGCATGCACGTGCATGTGCGTGCACACATACAGACCCCGCTGCCCTGAACTCAGCTTCATACAtgtgcgcgcacacacacacgcacacacacactctttcTGTACTGCACACCCtgcccatctccccagccccattcCAGGGCTCCTGGCCTGTCTGGTCCCACACTAACCATGGGGAGCACTCCTGGCTCCGACAGGGCCCGGCAGCCCCAGGTCTAGCCCCACACTGGGCTGCCTTTCTTCAGGCCGCTCTGTGACCCAGGCAGGACCAGCACCAAGTTCCTCCCCCAGCCCAATCAGCCTCCTGGGAGCCCAGGCTTGATCCTGCATCCTGATCCCCTCATCCCCAGCCACCCCAAGTGCCTCCGCACCCTCACCCCAGCCAGGGGgccagggtgtgcagagatagAAGATGGGGAGGAGAAGTCGGGGGGAACCAGAGGGACGCAAGGGAAGGGGAAACACGCAGGCCAACAAGTGAAAGCCACGCACTTCAGCCCGAGCAACAGGCGGCTGCGGCGGCCCCGCGGGAAGACGGCCTGGCAGCAGCGGCTCACGTGGCAGTGCAGCCCGGGGCAGGGCAGCATCTGCAGTGCCGGGGACGTTAATTAAATTGGAGTCTGGCCAGAGACGGCCTAATTAATTAATAACACCTACTTGTGTGGTGCCAAGTGCAACGCAGCTGTGAAGAGCCATAGTGCCCTGGGCTGTGGCGGGCTTGTTTATGGCTTTCGCCCCTCACCATGCACAGGCAGGAAGATCCCTGTGCCGGGACGTGACGCAGCCCACAGCAGGAAGGCTGGGGGGAGCCCTTGGAGCCAGGGCATGTCTGCACCATCAAGTGCCCCTGCACAGAGACACgtttccccaccaccaccacgtgCATGCGCTGCCCAAGTGCCCTGGCACACGTGCCCGCACGTGCCCCCCTGTGCACAACAAACCCATGGATGCTCCAGGGCCCACCTgggagctggtgctgctgctaaTGTGACAGGGAGTTGTCAGCTCCCGAAGGTAATGCAGGTGACGTGTGgggacaggagaaaaaaaaaaaacccaaccctctcTGAGAGCTTGATGAGTGCAGGAGAGaaaaggcagcagggaggggggcTGCTCTGAGAGCCATGCAGCGACCCCAGCTCCTGGGACAGGAGGTCCCAGCAGGACAGGGTCTGCAGTGGTGGCACTGGGGCCATGCAGTCCCAAAGCTGTCCCCCTGTTCTGTTCTGGGCTGCAGCCCCGGTCCCCGAATGCAGCTCCAGCTCAGGAGCTGCAGTGCCAGCCTGGGGAGGgctgctggtgcggggggcagctgggcaaggggaggggacacagcgggGAGCACCCTATTCAGGGggtcctgcagcagggcaggggaccgtgggcagggggagatggggagggcagcacaggcaggcgAGTGCTGAGGACCTCACGTGCCAGCCACCCGCAGCCACCCAGAAATTGCCTCTGCAGCAGAGCGAGCCGCTTTCCCACTTAATGGGAAAAGTGGCAGCAATTTAGGGCCTTTCCAATCACTGCCGAGCCGAGCTCTGGCTGCAATCAGGTGGCAGGAAAGGCGGgggactggggtgggggggctccATCCCTGCAGCGTGCCAGGGCACTCCATCCCCGGGGAGGGGCCATGCCCccaccctgctccagcactgcagTGCAGCGTCCTGGGGCTCCGGCACGACTGGTTCACCGTGCCTCACCTGTGACGGGGCACCCACCGCAACACCGCCCAGGCACTGACACCAGAGCATCCGTTTAATGGGTTTGCAGCAATTCCTGGGCGGTGCAGAGACCtgccggggcagggggacattacaagggggtggtgggggtccCAGCAGGGAATGGGGATACCCTCAGTGGACCAGGACCTCCATCTTGTGGCTGCCCCGCTTCTTGCAGATTGGGACATTGCTGCCCGCCTTGGCCGACTCCACCACGGTGACGGCCATGTCGCCCTTCTGGAAGCGGGTGGAGAACCTGGCGTGGGGGGCCAGGGTAGAGGGGTGAGGTGGGACCACACATACCACGCCCAGacccacctcctgccccatgAGTTGCCTCCTTTACAGCCACCATCTCTCAGGGGCTGCCTGCCACAGCCAGTCAGGACCTTCCAGCCGATGCCCCATCCTGTGAAGCCCACCCCCACAAGCCTCACCCTGCCCTACCCCGCCCTTGTGAGCTCCTCTCCAGACACCACCCTGCCCTGGAAGTCTTGCCCCACCCTGCAGGCCCCACCCTTGGTCACCccgcccccctgccccacccaTACTGGTCAGTGATGTGCAGGGGCAGGGCCTGGGCAGTGGTATCCATGATGGTCTGGTGCAGGCGGGTGACAAGCTCGATGAGGTGGTCGCTAACGAGCAAGAAGTCGCCCTTGGCCCCCGCCGTGGAGGTCTGTGGGGAGATGGGGGAGGTCAGCCCTGCCAGGGATCCCCCAGGCCCCCAGGGACTCCCCCCTCCCTGGGTACCTCCTTGAGGTGCAGGACCAGGAAGCCGTCAGAGAAGCGAGTGACAGAGACACTGCGGATGTCGCCCAGGCTGAGCACGGTCTTGGGCTGGGCAGCCTTGGGGTCGGCCAGGACCAGGTGCTCGgtggtcagcagcagcaggtgtggGACCGTCTGCGGGCAGGGGGGGTCAGTGTGGCCCTGCACGCCCTCCCAGTGCGGTGGAGACAGGGACGGGGCTCACCTTGCCGCTGGCTCTGTTCACCTTCCTCACGGTGTCGGCCATCACCAGCTTGTCCTTGGCCACGGCATGGAGCTTCTGGTACTTGGGGTTCTGCGTCAGCCCCAGGTACTCACCCCGGaagggctgctgcaggctggggatgGAGGCCGTCAGCCGGCGctgccccacacaccccccctcccgccagcccccagccccagcaccttTTGGAGTAGAGCGTCTTCTTGTCCTTGAAGAGCTCGCTGGCGCAGAGCTTGGCCTGCAGCAGGGCCTTGCGCTGTGGCGTCAGCTGCTCCCGGTACTTCTTGCACTGCCAAGGGAGGGGGCGATTTGGTGCTGCTGAAGACCCCTGGCAGGTGCTGGCGCAGAGGGACGCAAGGTCCCACACAGagcccccccacctccccgctcccccctgcTCCCACCTTCCAGCGGTAGAAGATGCTCCTCAGCTCCTGGTTGGCGTCAGCCAGAAACTTGTATGGTGCAGGGGGCCAGGTCCGGTCTGTCACCAAGAGCGGCGGGAGgttcctccccagccccaccaggaACTTCTGCACCTGGGGGCAGCAACGTGGCAGGGGCTCGGGGAGGGTCCCTGGGCCAGCCGTGtcccttctccctgcagccccactcACCAGCCGCCGGTAGATGAAGTTGGCCAGGCGGATGCTGGCTTCAGAGCGGAAATACCTCCTGTACGCTTTGCGGACCTGCCGGAGATGGCCGTCAGCAGCGGCAGCGGTGGGGATGCGGGATCTCGCcaccctcctgctccagccccctcgGGACACGGGGCGTCCCTCCCCCCATCCCCGTTCAGCCCCAGCGGAGAGGACAGCTTCTCCGGTCCGACAGGGTAGACAGGAGCCAGGGtgggcagacagacagacagcccTGGACACAGCAGCGTGGACAGCAGGACAGAGGCAGCGGGCAGGGCGCGCGGCCCCGTGGTGGGGCTGGCCCCGTTACCTGGTACCCTCTCCAGTAAGCAGCAATGGTGGCGGCGGCCGCATGACGGTGGCGCTGGCGCTTCAGCTCCCAGAGGAGCCGGCGAGACTGTGGGGGATGAGAGCCCAGGGAGCCCGAGGCAAGAGACACCAACACAGACAGGGAgcgagagggagagaggcaggagaGAAGGATGGAAGACGGGGAGAGGAGATGAGTCTGGTCCCACCGTGGGGCATGTGGAGTCCCTGGCCCTTCCCTGCCGCACGCTCCCCACCCCGCTGCCCACGCTAGACCTGCTGTGCCAGCAAGCGGCCCTCCGGTGCCCAGCCCTCACCTTCCAGCCCCTGATGTACGCCTGGATGATCAGTGCCGACCGCTTCATCTGCTTGTATTTGTTCTTTTGCTGCGGTGGGGAGAGGTGGGGTGAGCTGTGGGAGTTGGGAGAGCCGGGGGCCCTACCAAGGGGGTGACGGATGAGCAGCTGAAGCATGGCTGGGATCCCCCTTTCCTCACCCTGTGGCCCCGGAACCAAGCAGAGATGATGATCTGGCTCTTGCGCATCTGCTGGTACTGGGTCCGGCACCGCCAGCCCCGAAAAATCTTCTGGATGAGGGTGGCGAGCTGGACCACGCGCTCCTGGCGCTGACTCTCCAGGTCGAAGAGCTGGGGACAGTCAGGGTGAGCACTGGGGTGCCAAGTGGCGACAGGGACCCCCAGCCAGGAGCCATCTCTGGGGGCTGCAGTATCACCCAGGAGCCCCTGGGATGGGCTCAGGGGTGCCAGTGGGGTGAGGGGACATGTGGGGCAGACACCCGCCCTGGGTCAAGTCCTGCCTCCCCTGGCAGCCTGACTGCCCCGTAGCGGGgtcccccccactcccccatcCCCAGACTCACCGTGCGTGGCGAGCGGATGAAGATCTTGGTGTGGCCAAACGCCAGCTCCTCAGGGGGGAAcgccagctctgccagcagaaCCTCGGCCCCCTCCCTGCACCACCGCAGGAGATGAGGCTGGTCagagccccgcagcccccgggccAGGGGGCTGCCGGACACACCCGCGGTCTGGCCCAGCCCCATACCTGTCGCTGCCGGCCCAGCGGGGCCAGGTCCGGGGGCTCAGCATCTTGTAGCGCTCCAGGAAGGAGCCGTAGAGCTGGCGAAAGGCGTAACCTGCCCGCCTCACCCGCACGTTCTCCATCAGCCCCAGGTACCGGATCTGCGCCAGCACCAGCTCCGGTGTGAAGAGCATCGCTGTTTTGGTCTCGTTGGGCTTGATGCACCTGGGGAGGGCAGCGGTGGTCTGGGGGGGTCCTGCTGGCGCCAGAGCCAGGGCCAGGGCTCCGCCCAGGGCTGGTACCTGATGTAGTTGGGGTTCTTGGAATAGAGGTTCTTCATCAGCATCGCCACTGAGGCCTTGAACTGGAAGCCTGCAGTGGGGGGCAGCTTGAGGGAGACCTTCTGGGGGTCTCCCTCGGGGAAGAGGGAGTGCAGCAGCGTGTGCCGGGCAGCCCACATGGCCTGCGAGAGGTCGCGGAAGAGCAGGTCGTTGTTCTTCTCAATGAAGCCCGTCACGTTGTAGGTCACCTGGGTGCAGGAGTGGGGTCAGT comes from Phalacrocorax aristotelis chromosome 26, bGulAri2.1, whole genome shotgun sequence and encodes:
- the MYO1A gene encoding unconventional myosin-Ia isoform X3 codes for the protein MEATTSRLDPAAVGDLVLLDPLTEESLLHTLQERFRRSDIYTYIGNVVISVNPYQSLPIYSPEKVQEYHNCNFFAVKPHIYAIADDAYRSLRDRDRDQCILITGESGAGKTEASKLVMSYVAAVCSKGEDVDKVKEQLLQSNPVLEAFGNAKTVRNDNSSRFGKYMDVEFDFKGEPLGGVISNYLLEKSRIVRHVKGERNFHIFYQLLAGGSAQLLQQLKLRQDCWHYSYLNRESSSLPGVDDAANFHAMQDAMRVIGFSPDEVTALLEVTAVVLKLGNVQLSSSYQASGMESCSIAEPQELQEICELIGLDPSVLEQALCSRTVKARDETVLTTLSVPQGYYGRDALAKNIYSRLFDWLVNRINTSIQVKPGKQRKVMGVLDIYGFEIFQDNGFEQFIINYCNEKLQQIFILMTLKEEQEEYVREGIQWTPVEFFDNSIICNLIENSKCGILAMLDEECLRPGVVNEDTFISKLNQLFATHKHYESKETQNAQRVMDASLPLQCFRIHHYAGKVTYNVTGFIEKNNDLLFRDLSQAMWAARHTLLHSLFPEGDPQKVSLKLPPTAGFQFKASVAMLMKNLYSKNPNYIRCIKPNETKTAMLFTPELVLAQIRYLGLMENVRVRRAGYAFRQLYGSFLERYKMLSPRTWPRWAGSDREGAEVLLAELAFPPEELAFGHTKIFIRSPRTLFDLESQRQERVVQLATLIQKIFRGWRCRTQYQQMRKSQIIISAWFRGHRQKNKYKQMKRSALIIQAYIRGWKSRRLLWELKRQRHRHAAAATIAAYWRGYQVRKAYRRYFRSEASIRLANFIYRRLVQKFLVGLGRNLPPLLVTDRTWPPAPYKFLADANQELRSIFYRWKCKKYREQLTPQRKALLQAKLCASELFKDKKTLYSKSLQQPFRGEYLGLTQNPKYQKLHAVAKDKLVMADTVRKVNRASGKTVPHLLLLTTEHLVLADPKAAQPKTVLSLGDIRSVSVTRFSDGFLVLHLKETSTAGAKGDFLLVSDHLIELVTRLHQTIMDTTAQALPLHITDQFSTRFQKGDMAVTVVESAKAGSNVPICKKRGSHKMEVLVH
- the MYO1A gene encoding unconventional myosin-Ia isoform X1, whose amino-acid sequence is MNFPRASISGAGFTALCPGCKARVKVALGKQLLHKRQLPRSCPAMEATTSRLDPAAVGDLVLLDPLTEESLLHTLQERFRRSDIYTYIGNVVISVNPYQSLPIYSPEKVQEYHNCNFFAVKPHIYAIADDAYRSLRDRDRDQCILITGESGAGKTEASKLVMSYVAAVCSKGEDVDKVKEQLLQSNPVLEAFGNAKTVRNDNSSRFGKYMDVEFDFKGEPLGGVISNYLLEKSRIVRHVKGERNFHIFYQLLAGGSAQLLQQLKLRQDCWHYSYLNRESSSLPGVDDAANFHAMQDAMRVIGFSPDEVTALLEVTAVVLKLGNVQLSSSYQASGMESCSIAEPQELQEICELIGLDPSVLEQALCSRTVKARDETVLTTLSVPQGYYGRDALAKNIYSRLFDWLVNRINTSIQVKPGKQRKVMGVLDIYGFEIFQDNGFEQFIINYCNEKLQQIFILMTLKEEQEEYVREGIQWTPVEFFDNSIICNLIENSKCGILAMLDEECLRPGVVNEDTFISKLNQLFATHKHYESKETQNAQRVMDASLPLQCFRIHHYAGKVTYNVTGFIEKNNDLLFRDLSQAMWAARHTLLHSLFPEGDPQKVSLKLPPTAGFQFKASVAMLMKNLYSKNPNYIRCIKPNETKTAMLFTPELVLAQIRYLGLMENVRVRRAGYAFRQLYGSFLERYKMLSPRTWPRWAGSDREGAEVLLAELAFPPEELAFGHTKIFIRSPRTLFDLESQRQERVVQLATLIQKIFRGWRCRTQYQQMRKSQIIISAWFRGHRQKNKYKQMKRSALIIQAYIRGWKSRRLLWELKRQRHRHAAAATIAAYWRGYQVRKAYRRYFRSEASIRLANFIYRRLVQKFLVGLGRNLPPLLVTDRTWPPAPYKFLADANQELRSIFYRWKCKKYREQLTPQRKALLQAKLCASELFKDKKTLYSKSLQQPFRGEYLGLTQNPKYQKLHAVAKDKLVMADTVRKVNRASGKTVPHLLLLTTEHLVLADPKAAQPKTVLSLGDIRSVSVTRFSDGFLVLHLKETSTAGAKGDFLLVSDHLIELVTRLHQTIMDTTAQALPLHITDQFSTRFQKGDMAVTVVESAKAGSNVPICKKRGSHKMEVLVH